The proteins below are encoded in one region of Oncorhynchus nerka isolate Pitt River linkage group LG15, Oner_Uvic_2.0, whole genome shotgun sequence:
- the LOC115120251 gene encoding guanine nucleotide-binding protein subunit alpha-12-like has protein sequence MSGVVRSLSRCLLPAEATREAGGSKDRIRERDAVQEREARRRSREIDAMLARERRAVRRLVKILLLGAGESGKSTFLKQMRIINGKEFDKKALLDFRDTIFENIIKVAKINTFR, from the coding sequence ATGTCGGGAGTTGTGCGGAGCCTGAGCCGCTGCCTGCTGCCGGCCGAGGCCACCCGAGAGGCGGGCGGCAGCAAGGACAGGATCCGGGAAAGGGACGCGGTGCAGGAGCGAGAGGCTCGGCGGAGGAGCCGGGAGATTGATGCCATGCTTGCACGAGAGAGGCGTGCTGTGAGGCGGCTCGTGAAGATCCTTCTCCTCGGTGCTGGAGAGAGCGGCAAATCGACCTTCCTCAAACAGATGAGGATTATTAATGGGAAAGAGTTCGACAAGAAAGCTCTACTCGACTTCCGGGACACAATCTTTGAGAATATCATAAAGGTAGCCAAAATAAATACTTTTAGATAA